GCGCGCTCTCGGCGACCGTCGCCGGCTGTGCCGGCGTGCTCGACGAGTCCGGCGACGACGACCTCGCGGTCGAGGAGGTCGCCGCCGGCTTCGAACACCCCTGGAGCCTCTCGGTCGTCCCGGACGACGGTCGGTTGCTCGTGACCGAACGGGAGGGCGCCCTCTCCGTCCTCGATCCGGACGACGGCGACGTCGAGGACGTCGACGGCGCCCCGGACGTACACGCGGAGGGACAGGGCGGACTGCTCGACGCCGCTTTCCACCCCGAGTTCCCGGACGAGCCGTGGCTCTATCTGACCTACGCGACGGCGAACGGCGACGGCGAGTCGACCACGGCGCTCGGCCGCGGCGAGCTCGATCCCGAGACCGGGAGTCTCGAGGAGTTCGAGGAGCTGTACGTCGTCGAGCCGCTCCTCGATGCGACCGACCACTACGGCTCCCGGATCGTCTTCGGCGAGGACGGGACGGCCTACGTCACCGTCGGCGACCGGGGCTCCAAGGAGTTCGGTCCCGACCACGTCTCCCAGGACACGACCACCGCCATCGGCTCGACGCTGCGCCTCGAGCCGGACGGGTCGATCCCCGACGACAATCCCTTTCTCGACGACGAGGACGTCCTCGACGAACTCTACAGCTACGGGCATCGCAACGCTCAGGGGATGACGGTCCACCCCGAGACGGGCGAGCTCTGGCAGTCCGAACACGGCGAGGAGGACGGCGACATGCTCCGGATCGTCGAGGAGGGCGCCGATCACGGCTGGCCGATCGCACACTACGGCTGCGAGTACGGAACCGACGAGCCGGTCGGCGACGAGTTCGACGATCGCGACGACGTCGTCGATCCGGTCTACTACTGGGAGTGCAACAGCGGCGGGTTCCCGCCCGCGGGGATGACGTTCTCCGAGGGCGACGCCGTCGAGGAGTGGGAGGGCGACCTGTTCGTCGGGAACCTCGCCGGGGAGTACCTGGGCCGGTTCAGCGTCGACGGCACCGACGTCGAGGAAGTCGACCCGCTGCTCGACGGCCGGGAATGGCGGATCCGGGACGTCGTGACCCACCCCGACTCGGGCGCACTGTACGTCGCCGTCGACGACGCGGACGCCCCGATCGTTCGGCTGACGCCCGAGTAGGTCCCGCCGTCCTCGGATCTCAGAGGAAGAGTTCGTAGTAGTACGGGCTGACGAACCCCTCGATGAACGCCGCGACGGC
This genomic window from Natronococcus occultus SP4 contains:
- a CDS encoding PQQ-dependent sugar dehydrogenase, whose translation is MNRRTILATAGGALSATVAGCAGVLDESGDDDLAVEEVAAGFEHPWSLSVVPDDGRLLVTEREGALSVLDPDDGDVEDVDGAPDVHAEGQGGLLDAAFHPEFPDEPWLYLTYATANGDGESTTALGRGELDPETGSLEEFEELYVVEPLLDATDHYGSRIVFGEDGTAYVTVGDRGSKEFGPDHVSQDTTTAIGSTLRLEPDGSIPDDNPFLDDEDVLDELYSYGHRNAQGMTVHPETGELWQSEHGEEDGDMLRIVEEGADHGWPIAHYGCEYGTDEPVGDEFDDRDDVVDPVYYWECNSGGFPPAGMTFSEGDAVEEWEGDLFVGNLAGEYLGRFSVDGTDVEEVDPLLDGREWRIRDVVTHPDSGALYVAVDDADAPIVRLTPE